The following coding sequences are from one Saccopteryx bilineata isolate mSacBil1 chromosome 3, mSacBil1_pri_phased_curated, whole genome shotgun sequence window:
- the COL8A2 gene encoding collagen alpha-2(VIII) chain produces the protein MRWALTPLPVPPTLLLLLVLGCGPRAATGGGAGGAAGYAPVKYVQPMHKGPVGPPFREGKGQYLEMPLPLLPMDLKGEPGPPGKPGPRGPPGPPGFPGKPGTGKPGLHGQPGPAGPPGFSRMGKAGPPGLPGKVGPPGQPGLRGEPGIRGDQGLRGPPGPPGLPGPSGIAVPGKPGPQGVPGPPGFGGEPGPQGEPGPPGDRGLKGDNGVGQPGLPGAPGQGGAPGPPGLPGPAGLGKPGLDGLPGAPGDKGESGSPGVPGPRGEPGPLGPKGPPGVDGVGIPGSAGLPGPQGPAGAKGEPGTRGPPGLMGPTGYGMPGLPGPKGDKGPAGVPGLLGDRGEPGEDGEPGEQGPQGLGGPPGLPGSAGLPGRRGPPGPKGEVGPGGPPGMPGIRGDQGPNGLAGKPGLPGERGLPGAHGPPGPTGPKGEQGFTGRPGGPGVAGALGQKGDLGLPGQPGLRGPSGIPGLQGPAGPIGPQGLPGLKGEPGLPGPPGEGKVGEPGVAGPTGPPGVPGSPGLTGPPGPPGPPGPPGAPGAFDETGIAGLHLPNGGVEGAVLGKGGKPQFGLGELSAHATPAFTAVLTSPFPASGMPVKFDRTLYNGHSGYNPATGIFTCPVGGVYYFAYHVHVKGTNVWVALYKNNVPATYTYDEYKKGYLDQASGGAVLQLRPNDQVWVQMPSDQANGLYSTEYIHSSFSGFLLCPT, from the exons ATGCGGTGGGCTCTGACACCCTTGCCCGTGCCGCCaactctgctgctgctgctggttctGGGGTGCGGGCCGCGGGCGGCCACAGGCGGTGGGGCCGGCGGGGCAGCGGGCTACGCGCCGGTGAAGTACGTGCAGCCCATGCACAAAGGACCCGTGGGGCCACCCTTCCGCGAGGGCAAGGGCCAGTACCTGG aaatGCCTCTACCGCTGCTGCCGATGGATCTGAAAGGAGAGCCGGGCCCGCCTGGGAAACCTGGGCCTCGGGGGCCCCCTGGCCCTCCTGGCTTCCCAGGAAAACCAGGCACTGGAAAGCCAGGGCTACATGGGCAGCCTGGCCCCGCTGGCCCACCTGGCTTCTCTCGGATGGGGAAGGCTGGTCCCCCAGGGCTCCCGGGCAAGGTTGGACCACCAGGGCAGCCAGGGCTTCGGGGGGAGCCTGGGATACGAGGAGACCAGGGCCTCCGGGGCCCTCCAGGGCCCCCTGGCCTCCCTGGACCTTCGGGCATTGCTGTCCCTGGGAAGCCAGGCCCTCAGGGGGTACCAGGGCCACCAGGATTTGGGGGGGAGCCAGGGCCCCAGGGGGAGCCTGGACCCCCAGGTGATCGAGGCCTCAAAGGGGATAATGGGGTgggccagccagggctgcctgggGCCCCAGGGCAAGGGGGTGCCCCTGGGCCCCCTGGCCTTCCTGGTCCAGCTGGCTTGGGCAAACCAGGTTTGGATGGGCTTCCTGGGGCCCCTGGTGATAAGGGTGAGTCTGGTTCTCCCGGGGTGCCAGGACCCAGGGGTGAGCCAGGGCCATTGGGCCCAAAAGGGCCCCCGGGAGTGGATGGTGTGGGGATCCCAGGGTCAGCAGGGTTGCCAGGGCCACAAGGCCCAGCAGGGGCCAAAGGGGAACCAGGGACTCGGGGTCCCCCTGGCCTGATGGGCCCCACTGGCTATGGGATGCCAGGACTGCCAGGCCCCAAGGGGGACAAGGGCCCAGCTGGAGTCCCAGGGCTCTTGGGGGACAGGGGTGAACCAGGGGAGGATGGGGAGCCAGGGGAGCAGGGCCCACAGGGCCTTGGGGGTCCCCCTGGACTTCCAGGGTCTGCAGGACTCCCTGGAAGACGTGGGCCCCCTGGGCCAAAGGGGGAAGTAGGGCCTGGAGGACCTCCAGGAATGCCTGGCATTAGGGGTGACCAGGGGCCTAATGGCCTGGCTGGGAAACCTGGGCTTCCAGGAGAGAGGGGGCTTCCAGGAGCCCATGGACCCCCTGGACCGACTGGGCCTAAGGGCGAGCAGGGTTTCACAGGCCGCCCTGGGGGCCCCGGGGTGGCAGGTGCCCTGGGACAAAAGGGTGACTTGGGGCTCCCTGGGCAGCCTGGCCTGAGGGGCCCCTCAGGAATTCCAGGACTCCAAGGTCCAGCTGGTCCTATTGGGCCACAGGGTCTGCCAGGCCTGAAGGGAGAACCAGGCCTACCAGGGCCCCCTGGAGAGGGGAAAGTGGGGGAACCTGGCGTAGCTGGGCCTACAGGGCCCCCCGGGGTCCCTGGTTCCCCAGGACTCACAGGCCCTCCTGGGCCTCCGGGCCCTCCTGGTCCCCCTGGCGCCCCTGGGGCCTTTGATGAAACTGGCATTGCCGGCCTGCACCTGCCCAATGGTGGTGTGGAGGGCGCCGTGCTGGGCAAGGGTGGCAAGCCGCAGTTTGGGCTGGGCGAGTTGTCAGCCCATGCCACGCCCGCCTTCACCGCTGTGCTCACCTCGCCTTTCCCTGCCTCGGGCATGCCTGTTAAATTTGACCGGACTCTCTACAACGGCCACAGTGGCTACAACCCAGCCACTGGCATCTTCACCTGCCCTGTAGGTGGAGTCTACTACTTTGCTTACCACGTGCATGTCAAGGGCACCAACGTGTGGGTGGCCCTGTACAAGAACAACGTGCCAGCCACTTACACCTACGACGAGTACAAGAAAGGCTACCTGGACCAGGCATCTGGCGGGGCTGTGCTCCAGCTGCGGCCCAACGACCAGGTCTGGGTGCAGATGCCCTCGGACCAGGCCAACGGCCTCTACTCCACCGAGTACATCCACTCCTCCTTTTCAGGGTTCTTGCTCTGCCCCACATAA
- the ADPRS gene encoding ADP-ribosylhydrolase ARH3: protein MAAAVAMTAAGCGGAGAARSLSRFRGCLAGALLGDCVGAIYEAHDTVHLTSVLRHVQSLEPDPGSPGSARTEALCYTDDTAMARALVQSLLSKEAFDEVDMAHRFAQEYKKDPDRGYGAGVITVFKKLLSPKCRDVYEPARAQFNGKGSYGNGGAMRVAGISLAYSSIQDVQKFARLSAQLTHASSLGYNGAILQALAVHLALQGESSSEHFLEQLLGHMEELESDSQSISDARELGMEEHPYSSRLKKIGELLEQDSVTREEVVSELGNGIAAFESVPTAIYCFLRCMEPDPEIPSTFNSLQRTLIYSISLGGDTDTIATMAGAIAGAYYGIEQVPESWQQSCEGYEETDILAQSLHRVFQKSL, encoded by the exons ATGGCGGCTGCAGTGGCGATGACGGCGGCGGGCTGTGGAGGGGCTGGAGCGGCCCGCTCCCTTTCCCGCTTCCGAGGGTGTCTGGCTGGCGCGCTGCTCGGGGACTGCGTGGGCGCCATCTACGAGGCGCACGACACCGTCCACCTGACGTCAGTGCTGCGTCACGTCCAGAGCCTGGAGCCGGACCCCGGCTCGCCCGGGAGCGCGCGGACAG AAGCTTTGTGCTACACAGATGACACGGCCATGGCCAGAGCCCTAGTGCAGTCCCTGCTGTCCAAGGAGGCTTTTGACGAGGTGGACATGGCTCACAG ATTTGCTCAGGAGTACAAAAAAGACCCTGACAGGGGTTATGGTGCTGGAGTAATCACCGTCTTCAAGAAGCTCCTGAGCCCCAAGTGCCGTGATGTATATGAGCCTGCTCGGGCCCAGTTTAACGGGAAAGGTTCCTATGGCAATGGGGGTGCCATGCGGGTGGCTGGCATCTCCCTGGCCTACAGCAGCATCCAGGATGTGCAGAAG TTTGCCCGGCTCTCGGCCCAGCTGACACATGCCTCCTCCCTGGGTTACAATGGTGCCATcctgcaggccctggctgtgCACCTGGCTTTGCAGGGGGAGTCATCCAGTGAGCACTTCCTTGAGCAACTCCTGGGCCACATGGAAGAGCTAGAGAGCGATTCCCAGTCCATCTCGGATGCCAGAGA GTTGGGCATGGAGGAGCATCCATACTCCAGCCGGCTGAAGAAAATTGGAGAGCTTCTGGAGCAGGACTCAGTGACTAGAGAGGAGGTGGTGTCTGAGCTAG GGAATGGCATCGCTGCCTTTGAATCTGTGCCCACCGCCATCTACTGCTTCCTACGCTGCATGGAGCCTGACCCCGAGATCCCCTCTACCTTCAATAGCCTGCAAAGGACTCTCATCTATTCCATCTCACTTGGTGGGGACACAGACACCATTGCCACCATGGCTGGGGCCATTGCTGGTGCCTACTATGGGATTGAACAGGTGCCAGAAAGCTGGCAGCAAAGCTGTGAGGGCTATGAGGAGACCGACATCCTCGCCCAGAGCCTGCACCGGGTCTTCCAGAAGAGTCTCTGA